In the genome of Quercus robur chromosome 3, dhQueRobu3.1, whole genome shotgun sequence, one region contains:
- the LOC126719803 gene encoding uncharacterized protein LOC126719803, whose protein sequence is MSVGFRFDPKDEDLINILNSKVDGTEHRRLKHCVVNDCQVYGKIPPWEIYDSHSYYHLHTFQRKLYVFTNLKKTGNRVCKAASCGTWPEKSKPKRIHDSKGDLIGIDRMLSFKAKDVGSGKFNKTNWIMHEFSLAGKTAVQGSARLNKVLCVIYKQNKGSVCEEDYGTTAMMSLDEHGKIWLEMPSCSVCEKAKGRGFKRCFYSAAAAAEEASSFNTTAVISHEQVDAHAQEHRKRLRLEPEMPSLDAGADDDEFSGWTADLPSPDETLSQIFSDLPPMVEVCHQSKSDLALDADIDKELDAWMANLPPLDEAMSQIFSDLPPMVVVCHQSNSDHVLDADIDEDFDAWIANLKAPDEALTQIFSDLLPPVEVCSQSKSDHVVNANTDELLAAWFADPTSRMKH, encoded by the exons ATGAGTGTGGGTTTTAGATTTGATCCTAAGGACGAGGATTTGATAAACATTTTGAATAGCAAGGTAGACGGCACAGAACACCGTCGCCTAAAACATTGTGTTGTCAATGATTGTCAGGTATACGGAAAAATTCCTCCATGGGAAATATATGATTCTCATTCGTACTATCATTTACACACCTTCCAACGCAAGCTTTACGTGTTCACCAACCTCAAAAAAACCGGCAATCGTGTGTGCAAGGCTGCCTCTTGTGGAACCTGGCCTGAAAAAAGCAAGCCCAAAAGAATCCATGATTCTAAGGGCGATCTTATTGGGATCGACAGGATGCTCTCTTTTAAGGCCAAGGATGTTGGTTCGGGAAAATTCAACAAGACTAATTGGATAATGCATGAGTTCTCCCTTGCTGGCAAAACAGCAGTTCAAGGATCTGCAAGACTCAACAAAGTCCTCTGCgtcatttataaacaaaataaagggtCGGTTTGTGAGGAGGACTACGGAACAACTGCTATGATGTCACTTGATGAACATGGAAAAATATGGCTTGAAATGCCAAGCT GTTCAGTTTGTGAGAAGGCCAAAGGAAGAGGGTTCAAAAGATGTTTTTAttctgctgctgctgctgctgaagAGGCATCAAGCTTCAATACAACTGCTGTGATATCACATGAACAAGTAGATGCCCACGCCCAAGAACACAGAAAAAGGCTGCGCCTTGAGCCTGAGATGCCAAGTTTGGATGCTGGTGCTGATGATGACGAGTTTTCTGGATGGACTGCTGATCTCCCATCCCCAGATGAAACATTGAGTCAAATATTTTCTGATCTACCACCCATGGTTGAagtatgtcatcaatcaaaatcTGACCTTGCTCTTGATGCTGACATTGATAAAGAGCTTGATGCATGGATGGCTAATCTCCCACCCCTAGATGAAGCAATGAGTCAAATATTTTCTGATCTACCACCCATGGTTGTagtatgtcatcaatcaaattcTGACCATGTTCTTGACGCTGACATTGATGAAGATTTTGATGCATGGATTGCTAATCTCAAAGCCCCAGATGAAGCATTGACTCAAATATTTTCTGATCTACTGCCCCCGGTTGAAGTATGCAGTCAATCCAAATCTGACCATGTTGTTAATGCTAATACTGATGAATTACTTGCTGCATGGTTTGCTGATCCCACATCCCGGATGAAGCATTGA